From a single Anaerolineales bacterium genomic region:
- the secG gene encoding preprotein translocase subunit SecG → MTSFLDIALIITSVGLILSVILQSKGAGLGGLTGADTGGVFTARRGIERILFWVTIGLSVLFFALVIAILIVGR, encoded by the coding sequence ATGACCAGTTTTTTGGATATTGCTTTGATTATAACCTCAGTGGGTTTGATCCTCAGCGTGATCCTGCAGAGCAAGGGCGCAGGGCTGGGCGGTCTGACCGGCGCGGACACCGGCGGTGTTTTCACTGCCCGCCGCGGCATTGAGCGCATCCTGTTCTGGGTGACGATCGGCTTAAGTGTATTGTTCTTTGCGCTTGTCATCGCCATTCTCATTGTCGGACGCTAA
- a CDS encoding peptide ABC transporter substrate-binding protein, translating into MKRLRWQILVVAVTLVIVTLLLLSQQPVSVITLPEAAPGGIYTEALVGSMGRLNPMLDWNNPADRDINRLIFSGLMKFDSRGLPQPDLADAWGASADGTVYNFSIRQNAQWHDGQPVTSDDVIFTIELIKSSGSLFPQDIKDLWSQVEVRKLDEKTLQVRLPEPFAPFLDYATFGIMPRHLLESVPADQLASAEFNLNPVGSGPYRFDRLLVSGGQITGVVLVANTNYYLRPPFIEQVVFRFYPTSAAAFDAYRRGEVLGVSQLTNDVLEAALREPTLSVYTSRLPQMGLVFLNNNNPNVAFLQSDKVRRALMLGLNRTIIVSHILQGQAIIADGPILPGSWAYFDEIEQFDYNPDAAMQLLKEEGFVIPVGGGEVRSKDGQFLSFSLLYPDTPLHAQIAQAIQSDWALIGVRVELQAVPYDSLVNDYLATRNYQAALADLNTSRTPDPDPYLFWHQSEATGGQNYSQWDNRTASEFLEVARTTADFSERARLYRNFQVVFARDMPSLPLYYPVYSYGVDAQLQGVQVAPLYDTSDRLALIAEWYLVTRRILETTPVPTNAP; encoded by the coding sequence ATGAAACGATTACGCTGGCAGATCTTGGTGGTGGCGGTCACGCTTGTGATTGTGACGCTGCTGCTGCTCAGCCAACAACCGGTGAGCGTGATCACCCTGCCCGAAGCCGCGCCTGGTGGTATTTATACCGAGGCGCTCGTTGGCTCCATGGGCAGGCTGAATCCCATGCTGGATTGGAACAACCCAGCCGACCGCGACATCAACCGTCTGATCTTCAGCGGGTTGATGAAATTCGATTCCCGCGGCTTGCCGCAGCCCGATCTTGCAGATGCATGGGGCGCATCCGCGGATGGGACGGTCTACAATTTCTCGATCCGCCAGAACGCGCAATGGCATGACGGTCAGCCTGTGACGAGCGACGACGTCATCTTTACCATCGAACTCATCAAAAGCAGCGGCTCCCTCTTCCCGCAGGATATCAAAGACCTGTGGTCGCAGGTCGAGGTCCGCAAACTGGATGAAAAAACGCTTCAAGTCAGACTGCCTGAGCCGTTCGCCCCATTCCTGGATTATGCCACTTTTGGGATCATGCCGCGCCACCTGCTGGAATCCGTCCCTGCGGACCAGCTTGCTTCGGCAGAATTCAACCTCAATCCGGTCGGATCCGGTCCCTACAGATTTGACCGTCTGCTTGTCAGCGGCGGACAGATCACTGGTGTGGTTCTGGTTGCCAACACGAATTACTATCTGCGCCCCCCGTTCATCGAACAGGTGGTCTTTCGTTTCTATCCCACCTCTGCCGCCGCGTTTGATGCCTATCGACGGGGCGAGGTGCTTGGCGTCAGTCAGTTGACGAACGATGTCCTGGAAGCGGCACTGCGTGAGCCGACCCTTTCAGTCTATACCAGCCGCCTGCCTCAAATGGGACTGGTCTTCCTGAACAACAACAATCCCAATGTGGCATTCCTGCAAAGCGACAAAGTCCGCCGCGCACTTATGTTGGGCTTGAATCGTACCATCATCGTTTCCCACATCCTGCAAGGACAAGCCATCATTGCGGATGGACCCATCCTGCCGGGATCGTGGGCATATTTTGACGAGATCGAGCAGTTCGATTACAACCCCGATGCCGCGATGCAATTGCTCAAGGAGGAGGGTTTTGTCATTCCGGTCGGCGGCGGGGAGGTGCGCTCCAAGGATGGTCAATTCCTTTCTTTCAGCCTGCTCTATCCTGATACCCCGCTCCATGCCCAGATCGCCCAAGCCATCCAATCGGACTGGGCGTTGATCGGCGTGCGGGTCGAACTGCAAGCCGTGCCGTATGATTCGCTGGTGAATGACTATCTTGCGACACGCAATTATCAAGCCGCCCTCGCCGATTTGAACACGTCCCGTACACCGGACCCGGATCCCTATCTCTTTTGGCACCAATCCGAAGCGACCGGCGGACAGAACTATTCGCAATGGGATAACCGCACGGCGAGCGAGTTCCTTGAAGTTGCCCGCACAACCGCAGATTTTTCTGAACGTGCGCGGCTGTATCGTAATTTCCAGGTGGTGTTCGCGAGAGATATGCCATCCCTGCCTTTGTATTATCCCGTCTATTCTTATGGCGTGGATGCACAACTGCAGGGTGTGCAGGTTGCGCCCTTATACGACACCAGTGACAGGCTTGCCCTGATCGCTGAATGGTATCTGGTCACGCGTCGCATCCTCGAGACGACGCCTGTTCCCACCAACGCCCCATAA
- a CDS encoding dipeptidase — protein sequence MSDVQKALEYVRGNRERFLSELKEFLAIPSISTLDENKGDVRRAAEWTAAQLRSIGMKKVKIMPTGGHPVVYGEWMGAGKSAPTIMIYGHYDVQPVDPVELWKSDPFKAEVRGDYLFGRGSSDMKGQVVASLKAVEAILRTGEAPVNIKWLVEGEEEIGSEHLGDFIKKNKKLLASDFCLNPDAGMIAPDKPTITTGLRGLAYFELRVYGPSKDLHSGLFGGTIHNPAQALIELVAGMHDKNGKITLPGFYDKVRKLSKKERADFKRLPVSKKDLLAITGVPDLWGEPQFIPAERVGARPTLEVNGLLSGFTGQGSKTVLPAWAMAKISCRLVPDQTPEEVEKQMRAYLKKNAPKTIKWELINLHNAGAALVETDSAGVRALSSALESVWGKRPYFKREGGSIGSVVLLQDYVGADSLLTGFGLPDDNVHSPNERMHLPTWYKGIEAFTHFFYNFK from the coding sequence ATGTCAGATGTACAGAAGGCACTGGAGTACGTCCGCGGAAACCGCGAACGATTTTTGAGCGAGTTGAAGGAATTTCTCGCGATTCCTTCGATTTCCACGCTGGATGAGAATAAAGGTGATGTCCGCCGCGCCGCCGAATGGACTGCCGCGCAGTTGCGTTCGATCGGCATGAAGAAGGTCAAGATCATGCCGACGGGCGGACACCCTGTCGTGTACGGCGAATGGATGGGCGCCGGCAAATCCGCTCCCACCATCATGATCTACGGACATTACGATGTCCAGCCGGTGGACCCGGTCGAGTTGTGGAAGTCCGATCCGTTCAAGGCGGAGGTGCGCGGCGACTATCTCTTCGGGCGCGGCTCTTCGGACATGAAAGGTCAGGTGGTGGCATCGCTCAAAGCGGTCGAGGCAATTCTCCGCACGGGCGAAGCGCCGGTCAACATCAAATGGCTGGTCGAGGGCGAGGAAGAGATCGGTTCGGAGCATCTCGGGGATTTCATCAAGAAGAATAAGAAACTGCTTGCCAGCGATTTTTGTCTGAACCCCGATGCGGGCATGATTGCGCCCGACAAGCCGACCATCACCACCGGTTTGCGCGGACTGGCGTACTTTGAACTGCGTGTGTACGGACCGAGCAAGGACTTGCATTCCGGTCTGTTCGGCGGCACGATTCATAACCCCGCCCAGGCGTTGATCGAGCTGGTGGCAGGGATGCACGACAAAAATGGAAAGATCACGCTGCCCGGCTTTTATGACAAGGTGCGCAAACTGAGCAAGAAGGAACGCGCTGATTTCAAACGCCTGCCGGTCAGTAAAAAAGATCTGCTGGCGATCACCGGCGTGCCTGATCTATGGGGCGAACCACAGTTCATTCCCGCCGAGCGTGTTGGCGCGCGCCCGACTTTGGAAGTGAACGGTCTGCTTTCCGGTTTCACCGGGCAGGGATCCAAGACGGTTTTGCCCGCTTGGGCGATGGCAAAGATCTCCTGCCGCCTCGTGCCGGACCAGACACCTGAAGAGGTCGAAAAGCAGATGCGCGCTTATCTGAAGAAAAACGCACCCAAAACAATCAAATGGGAGTTGATCAACCTGCACAATGCCGGCGCGGCGCTGGTGGAAACCGACTCGGCTGGCGTGCGCGCGCTTTCAAGCGCGCTTGAATCCGTATGGGGCAAACGTCCATATTTCAAGCGCGAAGGCGGTTCGATCGGTTCGGTGGTTCTTCTACAGGATTATGTCGGCGCGGACTCGCTCCTGACCGGCTTCGGCTTGCCCGATGACAACGTCCATTCGCCGAACGAGCGAATGCACTTGCCGACTTGGTACAAAGGCATCGAAGCGTTCACCCACTTTTTCTACAATTTCAAATAA
- a CDS encoding DUF1385 domain-containing protein, whose translation MEDRIISYGGQAVIEGVMMRGQKAYAVAMRAPDGEIVVHTEKLANVYRSKITKIPFLRGVILLWDALGLGMRALTLSANTQTGEDEKLEGPALYLTLGLSLAFSIGLFFLLPAGIGGWAEHALAQTTSALWVGNLLEGVLRLLLLIGYIWAISFMPDIKRVFMYHGAEHKTINAYEAGAELTPENVAKYPIEHPRCGTAFLLTLVLLSILVFTALGPLPIGWRLATRVLFIPILAGIAVEYIRWTANHLKKPIVQWLIKPNLALQHLTTRTPDLAMLEVAIHSFQSMRKAESEIVT comes from the coding sequence ATGGAAGATCGAATAATTTCCTACGGCGGTCAAGCCGTTATTGAAGGGGTGATGATGCGCGGGCAGAAAGCCTACGCGGTTGCCATGCGCGCGCCGGACGGCGAGATCGTCGTCCATACCGAGAAACTGGCGAACGTCTATCGCTCGAAGATCACGAAGATTCCCTTTCTGCGCGGCGTCATTTTATTATGGGATGCCTTGGGCTTGGGGATGCGCGCTCTCACGCTTTCCGCCAACACCCAAACAGGTGAAGATGAAAAACTGGAGGGACCGGCTCTTTATCTGACTTTGGGCTTGTCTCTCGCCTTTAGCATTGGTCTCTTCTTTTTGCTTCCTGCCGGTATCGGCGGCTGGGCGGAACATGCGCTCGCGCAGACCACCTCCGCCTTGTGGGTCGGCAACCTGCTCGAAGGTGTGCTTCGCCTTCTCTTGCTGATCGGCTATATCTGGGCGATCAGTTTCATGCCTGACATCAAGCGCGTGTTCATGTATCACGGCGCGGAACACAAGACCATCAACGCCTATGAAGCCGGCGCGGAATTGACCCCCGAGAACGTGGCGAAATATCCCATCGAGCATCCGCGCTGCGGCACGGCGTTCCTGCTGACCTTGGTCCTGCTTTCGATCTTGGTCTTCACGGCGCTGGGTCCGCTGCCGATCGGGTGGCGGCTTGCCACGCGCGTCCTGTTCATTCCCATTCTGGCGGGCATTGCCGTCGAATACATCCGCTGGACGGCGAATCATTTGAAAAAACCCATTGTGCAATGGCTGATAAAACCCAATCTTGCATTACAGCATCTCACCACGCGCACGCCCGATCTTGCCATGCTGGAAGTTGCGATCCACTCCTTCCAGTCCATGCGCAAGGCGGAATCGGAGATCGTAACGTAG
- a CDS encoding phosphodiester glycosidase family protein, whose amino-acid sequence MKRWLWLIPASLLIFAGAYFLFTVGRPAPVPVKREIYEGVVYRRIVHYLPHAMIAHVIVVDRRTADAEFIVTPPDEVEGGTLQARTTSAFLEEFGVQIAINGDGFFPWWSRSPVDYYPHSGDPVTPNGFAAHRGTVYADGLQNENNEPTMYVSRRNEITFLRQPGNLFHAISGDRMLIQGGEIVAGLDDEIIHPRTAVGINRNGRFVYLVVVDGRQPFYSAGATFLELAELMKDLDIHFAMALDGGGSSTLVMMGEDGNAVILNSPIDSYIPGRERPVANHFGVLIR is encoded by the coding sequence ATGAAACGCTGGTTGTGGTTGATACCTGCAAGTTTGTTGATCTTTGCAGGCGCTTATTTCCTCTTCACGGTCGGACGCCCTGCGCCGGTGCCGGTGAAACGCGAGATTTATGAGGGGGTTGTGTATCGCCGCATCGTCCACTATCTGCCCCATGCGATGATCGCGCATGTGATCGTCGTTGACCGAAGAACCGCTGATGCGGAATTCATCGTCACGCCGCCGGATGAGGTGGAGGGCGGCACGTTGCAGGCGCGGACAACCTCCGCATTTCTGGAAGAATTCGGCGTGCAGATCGCCATCAATGGGGACGGCTTCTTTCCGTGGTGGTCGCGCAGTCCCGTAGATTATTATCCGCACAGCGGTGACCCGGTCACGCCGAACGGATTCGCCGCCCATCGGGGAACGGTTTATGCAGACGGTTTGCAGAACGAGAACAACGAACCCACCATGTACGTCAGCCGCAGGAATGAGATCACGTTTCTGCGCCAGCCGGGTAATCTCTTCCATGCCATTTCGGGAGACCGAATGTTGATCCAGGGTGGCGAGATCGTTGCTGGTCTGGATGATGAGATCATTCATCCGCGCACGGCAGTTGGCATCAATCGCAATGGACGGTTTGTGTATCTCGTGGTGGTGGATGGACGCCAGCCATTCTATAGCGCGGGTGCGACTTTCCTGGAACTGGCGGAGTTGATGAAGGATCTGGATATCCACTTTGCGATGGCGTTGGATGGCGGCGGTTCGTCCACGCTGGTGATGATGGGGGAGGATGGGAATGCAGTTATCCTGAATTCGCCAATCGACAGTTATATTCCGGGGCGCGAACGACCGGTGGCGAATCATTTTGGGGTGTTGATCAGGTGA
- a CDS encoding carboxypeptidase regulatory-like domain-containing protein: protein MKTSIPVRVLLLAVMLVSALGTSTQAFAKSEAAPFLPAQIIIRSTTFWDATFSGTVNADRFERWSLQIEEASSFSVTVTALTGDLVPSIYLLDSGENEIASAAGVPSETVLTTTQPAGEFFIQIQPASGGGTYSMVIRKTDAPVVDPNAVIVLNPASIDIGDVSTATVMLNNVPEGGYASAEFTCSYDVAFVEVSNISEAGLFGSDSAVVLNGPQDGSFIIAIAGSNGQRAMSSGAAFTFSVLGLQAGQTTITCQVRVSTGNSLTTLDPVSVTLTIAEPEGTITGTVLASKPVTVTLYNQDSSVAATTTADENGNFSMTAPPGSYTIVASALGFLKAQGSPTVTGGGTTVMQTIQLLAGDIDGNDVIDQFDAMTIGFNYGLSTPDAADLNNDGIIDVLDLELLAANYRQAGALNWQ, encoded by the coding sequence ATGAAAACAAGTATTCCGGTTCGTGTCTTGTTGCTGGCTGTGATGTTGGTCAGCGCTTTGGGTACCAGCACGCAAGCTTTTGCAAAAAGTGAGGCGGCTCCTTTCCTCCCTGCGCAGATCATCATCCGCAGTACGACGTTTTGGGATGCCACCTTTAGCGGGACCGTAAATGCGGACCGCTTCGAGCGCTGGTCATTGCAGATCGAGGAGGCAAGCAGTTTCTCTGTGACTGTGACCGCATTGACAGGTGACTTGGTCCCCTCGATCTATTTGTTGGATTCTGGCGAGAACGAGATCGCCAGTGCTGCGGGCGTTCCATCGGAAACGGTTCTGACCACGACGCAGCCTGCGGGGGAATTCTTCATCCAGATCCAACCCGCATCCGGGGGCGGTACGTACAGCATGGTCATTCGGAAGACCGATGCCCCGGTTGTTGACCCGAACGCTGTCATCGTGCTGAATCCCGCCAGCATTGATATCGGTGATGTTTCCACCGCGACCGTGATGCTGAACAATGTGCCGGAAGGCGGATATGCCAGCGCGGAATTCACCTGTTCCTACGACGTCGCTTTTGTAGAAGTCAGCAATATTTCAGAAGCAGGTCTATTCGGCTCGGACTCCGCTGTGGTTCTGAATGGACCACAGGACGGCAGTTTCATCATTGCAATTGCGGGCAGCAATGGTCAGCGGGCGATGAGCAGCGGCGCGGCATTCACGTTCTCGGTGCTGGGTTTGCAGGCGGGACAGACTACGATCACCTGTCAGGTGCGCGTTTCGACGGGCAATTCCCTGACGACCCTTGACCCGGTTTCAGTCACATTGACCATTGCCGAACCTGAGGGAACGATCACGGGAACGGTTCTTGCCTCCAAGCCGGTCACTGTTACGCTGTACAACCAGGATAGCTCCGTGGCTGCCACCACCACCGCGGATGAAAATGGGAACTTCAGCATGACCGCCCCTCCCGGCTCCTATACGATTGTTGCCTCGGCATTGGGATTCTTGAAGGCACAGGGATCTCCCACTGTGACTGGCGGCGGTACCACCGTCATGCAGACTATCCAGTTGCTTGCGGGTGATATTGATGGCAACGATGTCATCGACCAGTTCGATGCGATGACCATCGGTTTCAACTATGGATTATCAACTCCGGATGCCGCCGACCTGAATAATGACGGCATCATCGACGTGCTTGATCTCGAACTGCTGGCGGCGAACTATCGTCAAGCCGGTGCGTTGAACTGGCAGTAA
- a CDS encoding cohesin domain-containing protein: MKRIASFLIAAFCLFFAPSAGAQASESIWITASADSFKTGETLIVTVHAVSATPVQGFTIQIRYDPACLEPVNAASPVPGMNGLLLPQGAGLADATFASTSPQLANGIVAEVRFTTLGACQTDVKLESAALAVKNESGFAAPLEGVTVEERIIPLTISAERGTPQDIPLVGTPLSLGVEADSPFRLSTEMSIVLGVIGFFMLIGIFVLIRILKGSGLNR, from the coding sequence ATGAAAAGAATTGCATCTTTTCTCATCGCGGCATTCTGTCTGTTCTTTGCACCTTCGGCAGGCGCACAGGCATCGGAAAGCATCTGGATCACCGCCAGCGCTGACAGTTTCAAGACCGGTGAGACTCTCATCGTCACTGTCCATGCGGTTTCCGCCACGCCTGTCCAGGGATTTACGATTCAGATCCGTTATGACCCGGCTTGTCTTGAGCCGGTCAATGCCGCCAGCCCGGTCCCCGGCATGAACGGGTTGCTCCTGCCGCAGGGAGCGGGGCTGGCAGACGCGACCTTTGCCAGCACATCCCCTCAACTTGCGAACGGTATCGTGGCGGAAGTCCGCTTCACCACGCTGGGAGCCTGTCAGACCGATGTGAAACTTGAAAGCGCGGCGCTGGCGGTCAAAAATGAATCCGGGTTTGCGGCTCCGTTGGAGGGGGTAACGGTCGAGGAACGCATCATCCCGCTTACCATCAGCGCGGAGCGCGGCACCCCGCAGGATATTCCTCTGGTTGGAACCCCGCTTTCTCTGGGTGTTGAGGCGGATTCACCGTTCCGCCTTTCGACGGAAATGTCCATCGTTCTGGGCGTCATCGGCTTTTTCATGCTGATCGGTATTTTTGTGCTGATCCGAATTCTAAAAGGGAGCGGATTAAACAGGTGA
- a CDS encoding peptidoglycan DD-metalloendopeptidase family protein: protein MKAKMPVRVLVLFAMLFSAFPVGVQALAAASAPPDMFQLPWEQGRAWVAYDGVDNGTKRATTSPHYYGLGGAIDFAPRVIMQVGEDTSNDWVTAVAAGTVTQVGSCFIKIDHGNGWTSEYWHLDRIQVMQGDKVSRNQRLAIIHNNANAQVCLGNEHPGPHLHFVLRPSVMTSLLAGWKVNFNALTNVTTYSKGGTTVGRLQPLMNIPDLQIVSRGPIAWDTQYSGSVDAYRHERWSLLLLEQTTFTITVNPTGMGLATVIVLLDGNGNEITRGSGSLTSTQPAGSYFVQIQSASGTGYYNLIATREAGSSPTATPTIPTGTDTSGTITPIVTATPTLPGGGETPIVTETPLVSETPSGSQTPIVTTTDTVSTPVVTETVITTGTPLVTETPLLTETPIITSTPPIATNTAIPTPTGPYVWTDVIQSTLSIGESSLVTVGLYNVPVSGYTSAELTCTYDAALLEASNVLVASLFGPDPVSAMNGPQNGQFVLAVAGSNGNKATTSGTVFTFMARGLQPGQTPVQCTARVSSGQGTLDSIAYIPDSVTILGVAPSPTGVIPTSAVVNGQVFASKTVTIQLYDAGDQLVVSQIANPNGTFNIPISGGAYTIVASAAGFLNAQASITLTDGVITTMPTVSLPAGDIDGNGVIDQFDALTIGMNYNASFPAVADLNNDGVINVLDLELLAANYRRAGALAWQ from the coding sequence ATGAAAGCCAAAATGCCGGTTCGTGTTCTGGTCTTGTTTGCCATGCTTTTCTCCGCCTTTCCAGTGGGAGTGCAGGCGCTCGCCGCCGCATCCGCGCCGCCGGATATGTTCCAGCTTCCGTGGGAGCAGGGACGCGCATGGGTGGCGTACGACGGCGTGGATAACGGCACCAAACGAGCGACCACCAGTCCGCATTATTACGGGCTTGGCGGGGCGATTGATTTTGCCCCGCGCGTTATCATGCAAGTGGGGGAAGATACGTCAAACGATTGGGTGACCGCTGTGGCGGCGGGAACAGTTACGCAAGTGGGGAGCTGCTTTATAAAGATCGACCACGGAAATGGCTGGACTTCGGAGTACTGGCATCTCGACAGAATCCAAGTGATGCAGGGGGATAAGGTCAGCAGGAACCAGCGGCTGGCGATCATTCATAACAATGCGAATGCACAGGTCTGTCTGGGCAATGAACATCCCGGACCGCATCTGCACTTTGTCCTCCGCCCCAGCGTGATGACCTCGCTCCTTGCGGGGTGGAAGGTCAACTTCAATGCGCTGACCAATGTGACCACCTACTCGAAAGGCGGGACCACGGTCGGGCGTCTTCAGCCGCTGATGAACATTCCCGATCTGCAGATCGTTTCCCGCGGACCGATTGCTTGGGATACCCAATATTCCGGCAGTGTGGATGCCTATCGCCATGAGCGCTGGTCATTGTTGCTGCTGGAACAGACGACCTTCACAATAACGGTCAATCCCACCGGCATGGGACTTGCCACTGTCATTGTTCTGCTGGATGGGAATGGGAATGAGATCACCCGTGGCAGCGGATCGCTGACCTCGACCCAGCCCGCTGGTTCTTACTTTGTCCAGATCCAATCCGCTTCAGGGACCGGGTACTATAACCTGATCGCCACCAGGGAGGCGGGTTCAAGCCCGACAGCGACCCCGACCATCCCCACAGGCACAGATACATCTGGAACGATAACGCCTATCGTAACCGCCACGCCAACTTTACCAGGCGGCGGGGAGACTCCTATCGTCACTGAAACCCCGCTGGTCTCCGAAACTCCTTCCGGAAGCCAGACGCCCATCGTCACAACCACGGACACGGTATCCACGCCGGTGGTGACGGAGACCGTGATCACAACCGGAACGCCTCTTGTAACTGAGACGCCTTTGCTCACGGAAACGCCCATCATCACCAGTACGCCGCCGATTGCAACGAACACCGCCATCCCGACTCCCACAGGTCCATATGTGTGGACGGATGTCATCCAGTCCACACTTTCGATCGGCGAATCAAGTTTGGTGACGGTCGGCTTGTATAACGTGCCGGTCAGCGGTTACACAAGCGCGGAATTGACTTGTACATATGATGCCGCGCTGCTGGAAGCCAGCAATGTGCTGGTTGCCAGTCTCTTTGGACCTGATCCGGTTTCTGCAATGAACGGTCCGCAAAACGGACAGTTCGTCCTTGCCGTGGCGGGAAGCAATGGCAATAAAGCCACGACAAGCGGTACGGTGTTTACCTTCATGGCGCGCGGCTTGCAGCCCGGGCAGACGCCCGTTCAGTGTACAGCGCGTGTTTCCAGCGGGCAGGGTACTCTGGATTCCATTGCCTATATTCCCGATAGCGTCACAATTCTTGGGGTTGCACCCTCGCCAACAGGTGTCATTCCCACCTCGGCTGTGGTCAACGGGCAGGTGTTTGCAAGCAAAACAGTGACCATCCAGTTGTACGATGCAGGCGATCAATTGGTTGTCTCCCAGATCGCCAACCCGAATGGGACGTTCAATATCCCGATCTCAGGCGGCGCGTACACCATCGTCGCCTCCGCGGCTGGATTTTTGAATGCGCAGGCGTCCATCACGTTGACGGACGGTGTCATCACCACCATGCCGACGGTCAGCCTGCCGGCGGGCGATATTGACGGGAACGGTGTGATCGATCAATTCGATGCGCTGACCATCGGGATGAACTACAACGCCTCTTTCCCCGCCGTAGCGGACTTGAACAACGACGGCGTGATCAACGTCCTTGACCTTGAACTGCTCGCCGCGAACTACCGCAGGGCGGGCGCGCTTGCCTGGCAATAG
- a CDS encoding PD-(D/E)XK nuclease family protein yields MSIQLTTLSQSSLQDYNDCPRRFELRYLQRLAYPAIETEPALENEKHLQEGEYFHRLAQQYFIGIPAGQVAKLATTDNLQRWWENFVQSDSLTSLTGLKNLKTEVALSAPLGKFRLVAKYDLIAVDKEKIIIYDWKTYRKRPKNEWLAIRWQTRVYRALLVHAGAHLNGGKSIQPEQVEMRYWFSDFPNDPAVFPYQTDQFKRDWDALTRLAGEIASASDYPKTDEAAKCSYCPYRSYCNRGVRAGDALDAELETEAEELFDINFEQIGEIEF; encoded by the coding sequence ATGTCCATCCAATTGACCACATTAAGCCAGTCATCCTTACAGGATTACAACGATTGTCCGCGCCGGTTCGAACTGCGCTATCTTCAGCGGCTGGCGTATCCCGCCATCGAGACCGAACCCGCGCTCGAAAACGAAAAGCACCTGCAGGAGGGCGAATATTTTCACCGGCTGGCACAGCAATATTTCATCGGCATCCCCGCCGGACAGGTGGCAAAACTTGCAACTACGGACAACCTGCAGCGTTGGTGGGAGAATTTTGTACAGTCGGATAGTCTGACCAGTCTCACGGGTCTAAAAAATCTCAAGACCGAGGTCGCCCTCTCCGCGCCGTTGGGGAAGTTCCGGCTGGTGGCGAAGTATGACCTAATCGCCGTCGATAAAGAAAAAATCATCATCTACGATTGGAAGACCTATCGCAAACGCCCAAAGAACGAATGGCTGGCAATCCGCTGGCAGACGCGGGTGTATCGCGCCTTGCTTGTCCATGCTGGTGCGCATCTCAACGGCGGCAAGTCCATTCAGCCCGAGCAAGTCGAAATGCGGTACTGGTTTTCGGATTTTCCGAATGATCCCGCGGTCTTCCCCTATCAAACCGACCAATTCAAACGGGATTGGGATGCCCTGACCCGTCTCGCCGGGGAGATCGCATCCGCTTCAGACTACCCGAAAACGGATGAGGCGGCGAAGTGCAGTTACTGCCCGTATCGTTCCTATTGCAATCGCGGCGTCCGCGCGGGCGACGCGCTCGACGCTGAATTGGAAACCGAAGCCGAGGAACTGTTCGACATCAACTTCGAGCAGATCGGGGAGATCGAGTTTTAA